A stretch of the Salarias fasciatus chromosome 3, fSalaFa1.1, whole genome shotgun sequence genome encodes the following:
- the ufsp1 gene encoding ufm1-specific protease 1, with protein ERMEREQEIDWGGGGGGGGPEEGATSQEKLSLLKNVHSGLPDPLPHPVKRSVIEGDYLYFHYGCDGQDDRGWGCGYRTVQTLSSWLRMNGFPARGPAPTLPRIQQALVSMQDKPDSFRGSRDWIGTFEASLVLDFIHDVPCKLVHVRGGAAELERVAAEELHRHFHVHGSPVMMGGDRDNSSKGIVGVCTGAGGSHLLVVDPHYYGGPPERAELQRRGWVAWRRVSSLDQDSFYNLCMPQTARKST; from the coding sequence gaaagaatggagagagagcaggagattgactggggaggaggaggaggaggaggaggaccggaggaagGAGCGACTTCTCAGGAAAAACTGAGTTTATTGAAGAACGTCCACTCCGGTCTTCCCGATCCGCTTCCTCATCCCGTCAAACGTTCCGTGATCGAAGGGGATTATTTGTACTTTCACTACGGCTGTGACGGGCAGGATGACCGGGGCTGGGGCTGCGGCTACCGCACCGTCCAGACTCTGTCTTCCTGGCTCCGCATGAACGGATTTCCCGCGCGCGGCCCCGCGCCGACCCTCCCGCGCATCCAGCAGGCCCTGGTGTCCATGCAGGACAAGCCGGACTCGTTCCGCGGCTCTCGGGACTGGATCGGGACGTTCGAAGCCTCCCTGGTGCTGGACTTCATCCACGACGTGCCCTGCAAGCTGGTGCACGTGAGAGGCGGGGCCGCGGAGCTGGAGCGCGTGGCCGCCGAGGAGCTGCACCGGCACTTCCACGTGCACGGCTCCCCCGTCATGATGGGAGGGGACCGGGACAACTCCTCCAAAGGGATCGTGGGGGTGTGCACCGGGGCCGGGGGCAGCCACCTGCTGGTCGTTGACCCGCACTACTATGGGGGTCCGCCGGAGCgagcggagctgcagaggcgAGGCTGGGTGGCCTGGAGGAGGGTCTCGTCCCTGGACCAGGACTCCTTCTACAACCTGTGCATGCCCCAGACTGCCAGGAAGAGCACATGA